The Bryobacteraceae bacterium genome includes a window with the following:
- a CDS encoding branched-chain amino acid aminotransferase, translated as MPDMMDTLVYFNGRTVPLKEAQINILTHALHYGTGVFEGIRGYWSEDADELFLVRCEEHYQRWKTNCRMLGIEPQKSAEELTELTAELVRLNGFRTDIYVRPLAYTSSPRIGVRPDGKFDFAVIAVPFGVYIDSSKGLHAGIVSWRRLEDHALPARGKICGAYVNSVLATAEAHRHGYDEAILLNESGHVAEGATCNLFMVRHGKLITPPPSDNILEGITRASVIELARRELHMEVIERSIDRTELYSCDEVFLTGTAVEVAPVTRIDHIPVGTGQIGVVTAHLRELYSQAVHGRIVDYHTWLHPCYQPVHVHSR; from the coding sequence ATGCCTGACATGATGGACACGCTGGTGTATTTCAACGGCCGGACGGTGCCGCTGAAGGAAGCGCAGATCAACATCCTCACGCACGCCCTGCATTACGGCACGGGCGTGTTCGAGGGGATCCGCGGCTACTGGTCCGAGGACGCCGACGAGCTGTTCCTGGTGCGGTGCGAAGAGCACTATCAGCGGTGGAAGACGAACTGCCGGATGCTCGGCATCGAGCCGCAGAAGTCGGCTGAAGAGCTGACCGAGCTGACGGCGGAGCTGGTGCGGCTGAACGGATTCCGCACGGACATCTATGTGCGGCCGCTGGCCTACACGTCGTCGCCGCGGATCGGGGTGAGGCCCGACGGCAAGTTCGATTTCGCGGTCATTGCGGTGCCCTTCGGGGTCTACATCGACAGCTCGAAGGGTCTGCACGCAGGGATCGTGAGCTGGCGGAGGCTGGAGGATCACGCGCTGCCGGCGCGCGGCAAAATCTGCGGCGCTTACGTCAACAGCGTGCTGGCGACGGCGGAGGCGCACCGGCACGGCTACGACGAAGCGATCCTGCTGAACGAGTCCGGCCATGTGGCCGAAGGCGCCACCTGCAATCTGTTCATGGTGCGCCACGGGAAGCTGATCACGCCGCCGCCGTCGGACAACATTCTGGAGGGCATCACGCGCGCCTCGGTCATCGAATTGGCGCGGCGGGAGCTGCATATGGAAGTGATCGAACGGTCGATCGACCGGACGGAGCTCTACTCGTGCGACGAGGTGTTCCTGACGGGCACGGCGGTGGAAGTCGCGCCGGTGACGCGGATCGACCACATTCCGGTGGGCACGGGCCAGATCGGAGTCGTGACGGCGCATCTGCGCGAGCTGTACTCGCAGGCGGTGCATGGGCGCATTGTGGACTACCACACGTGGCTGCACCCCTGCTATCAGCCGGTGCACGTGCACTCTCGATGA